The DNA region GAGCGCGTGCCGAGCTGGCTGCACGAGGGGCTAGCCCAGTATTTCGAGCCCGATGAGCGCAGCTACCGCTTCTCGGACTTCGACATCGGCCGCCAGGGCGCGCTGGCCATGGGGAATCTCGAAGGTGGTTTTTCGGGGCTTCCCGACGAATACGTGGGCATCGCCTATGCGCAGTCCCAGTCCTTCGTGGGTTTCCTGATTCAGGAAAACGGCGGAATGTTCCGCATCAAGCGCCTGCTCAATGAATTCAATCAGGGCAAGGACACCCACGCCGCCCTGCAGGCGGTCTACGGCATGGACCGCAGCACTCTCGAAGAACGCTGGCGCCGCTCGCTGGAGAGGAAGATGCAACGGTGAGCACCCGCGCGCAGTCCCGGGCGCTGGTGCTCCGCCGCACCGACTGCGGGGAAGCCGATCGAATCCTGACCCTGCTGACCCGCGAGGACGGACTCATTCGCGCCATCGCCAGGAACGCGCGCGCCTCGCGCCGGCGCTTTGGCGGGGCGATCGAGCTCTTTTCGCTGGCGCGCCTGGACCTGGGCCGAAAGCGCGCGGGCAGCGAGGGGCTCGAAACCCT from Chrysiogenia bacterium includes:
- a CDS encoding DUF1570 domain-containing protein; the encoded protein is GTRVILEQARRDIGRQFGFYPKDKIAVVLYTRVQYNRALSAPNWSGALFDGKIRLPTKGLGSNALPLKNTIYHEYVHAVIVRMGGERVPSWLHEGLAQYFEPDERSYRFSDFDIGRQGALAMGNLEGGFSGLPDEYVGIAYAQSQSFVGFLIQENGGMFRIKRLLNEFNQGKDTHAALQAVYGMDRSTLEERWRRSLERKMQR